A genomic stretch from Aedes albopictus strain Foshan chromosome 2, AalbF5, whole genome shotgun sequence includes:
- the LOC115261991 gene encoding uncharacterized protein LOC115261991, producing MLLGVSVMFDILRNGNIKIGEQLPLIQNTVLGWIVGGNVARLNYGGNLNRFMNENTVNLSVREWTDEEITCEQLFVDSTRRNNEGRFVLKLPTKLCVKQLGESKSTALDRMLKLEKRFEKDSKLRGDYCLFMEEYLASGHMEKVEEGTLRTDDPVFYFPHHPVLKPDSCTTKLRTVFNGSASTSTGISLNDVLMSGPTIQPELFNILLRFRCHRYAMTADIKQMFRQILIHDEDRQLQLILWRFSPEESIATYRLNTVTYGTCSAPFAATRCLRQLAIEYENRYPHTCQVIIMDFYMDDVLTGDDEPEKLIETKEELGEILQSAGFELHKWKSNEPSIVGEAVDSSSTKILGMQWDTRSDLFGFSVDVNVNAKITKRSILSEVQKIFDPLGVISPIILHGKLIMQDIWSTKLDWDQKLPVRIEKDWIWFCKQIDGIQKICFPRHVPIKGTLVELHGFSDAAKRAYGAVVYVRTICNERILVNLICSKSRIAPSSEKANKEDTTIPRMELRAATLLVELMAKVKDTLTVPINGIYYWTDSMVTIDWISNPAKKRPTFVSNRVKKINEMSAIDHWNHVRSVENPADLISRGTSAQKLSESSIWWHGPAFLSEPSGTWTNETIKTLVNRDQQQTIPQKSSQNKMDCSLLDRYSRFEKLQRVTAYCLRFKRNCEKDPRTRSKGLLTIQELEEAQWCLIRMAQNKFAAETQLLLNNKPLPASSSLITLQPFLDDRQILRVGGRIQSAGVSFDQQHPIILSSKCNLARLLAAHLHVENLHVGSQGLLYAMRTKYWPIHGRSLTRRVVHQCMKCYRNNPKTLEQIMGQLPTERVNPGRPFETCGVDFGGPFIAKEVFVRTQKTHKVYFALFVCLKTRAVHLELVSGLSTADFIAALRRFAGQRGWSKTIFCDNATNFVGSKNEIKSLVETFNYQVAPDIREFCKAKGTEWKFIPPRSPAFGGIWEAGIKSVKQHIRRVLGPTIPTYEEMLTLLKQIEGCLNSRPISPMSSDPRDPNPLTPGHFVAGGPITAPPDHNHDQTNYNRLTRYEQIQKCLQHFWERWRLEYLNNMQQRTKKMCSKEPNLLVGQFPNKTV from the exons ATGCTTCTTGGTGTATCCGTAATGTTCGATATACTGCGAAATGGAAACATAAAAATAG GCGAACAATTACCGTTGATCCAAAATACGGTTTTAGGGTGGATTGTTGGAGGTAACGTAGCAAGATTAAACTATGGAGGAAATTTGAATCGATTCATGAATGAAAACACTGTCAATCTCTCAGTTAGAGAATGGACAGATGAGGAAATCACGTGCGAGCAACTATTTGTGGATAGTACCAGACGCAACAACGAGGGTAGATTCGTGCTGAAGCTGCCCACAAAGCTATGTGTAAAACAACTTGGAGAATCTAAGTCCACAGCGCTGGACAGGATGCTGAAGTTAGAAAAGCGTTTTGAAAAAGATAGTAAGCTTCGTGGTGATTACTGcttattcatggaagaatattTGGCATCAGGTCATATGGAGAAAGTGGAAGAAGGCACACTGAGAACTGATGACCCGGTATTTTACTTCCCACATCATCCCGTACTTAAGCCGGACAGTTGCACAACCAAGTTAAGAACGGTATTCAACGGATCCGCTAGTACGTCAACGGGAATTTCGTTGAATGATGTTCTGATGAGTGGACCCACAATACAACCAGAGCTTTTCAACATTCTTCTGAGGTTCCGGTGTCACCGATACGCAATGACAGCCGACATTAAGCAAATGTTCAGACAAATTTTGATTCATGATGAAGATCGCCAGTTGCAGTTGATTCTTTGGCGGTTTTCGCCAGAAGAGTCTATCGCTACTTATCGGCTCAACACCGTCACATATGGAACATGCTCGGCTCCATTTGCAGCAACACGCTGCCTAAGACAGCTTGCTATAGAATACGAGAACCGATATCCACACACATGTCAGGTTATTAtaatggatttttacatggatgaTGTGCTTACCGGCGACGATGAACCTGAAAAACTGATAGAAACAAAGGAGGAGTTGGGGGAAATTCTGCAAAGTGCGGGCTTCGAATTACATAAATGGAAGTCCAACGAACCGTCCATTGTTGGCGAAGCCGTAGATAGTAGCTCGACTAAGATTCTAGGAATGCAGTGGGATACCAGATCTGATCTGTTCGGGTTTAGCGTGGATGTGAACGTGAATGCAAAAATCACAAAGCGTAGCATTTTATCGGAAGTGCAAAAAATTTTCGATCCTCTCGGAGTTATCAGTCCTATCATTTTGCATGGAAAGTTAATAATGCAG GACATATGGTCAACGAAACTGGATTGGGACCAAAAGCTTCCCGTGCGAATTGAAAAAGATTGGATTTGGTTCTGTAAGCAAATCgatggaattcaaaaaatatgTTTCCCTAGACATGTGCCTATCAAGGGTACATTGGTGGAGCTACATGGATTTTCAGATGCCGCTAAACGTGCCTATGGTGCGGTGGTTTACGTCAGAACTATTTGCAACGAAAGAATCCTGGTCAACCTAATCTGTTCGAAGTCAAGGATTGCCCCGTCCAGCGAAAAAGCGAACAAAGAAGATACAACCATCCCACGCATGGAGTTGAGAGCAGCGACTCTATTAGTAGAACTTATGGCAAAGGTCAAGGATACCTTAACGGTTCCAATAAACGGAATCTATTACTGGACTGACTCGATGGTTACGATAGATTGGATTTCAAACCCAGCAAAGAAGAGACCAACGTTTGTTAGCAATCGGGTGAAGAAAATCAACGAAATGTCAGCAATTGACCATTGGAATCATGTGAGATCCGTCGAAAACCCAGCAGATCTTATTTCAAGAGGCACGTCTGCACAGAAATTATCGGAGAGTTCGATTTGGTGGCACGGTCCAGCGTTTCTTAGCGAACCCAGTGGAACATGGACAAACGAAACTATCAAAACATTAGTGAACCGAGATCAGCAACAAACAATTCCTCAGAAAAGTTCTCAAAACAAAATGGACTGTTCACTTTTGGACCGATATTCTAGATTTGAGAAACTTCAAAGAGTGACAGCATACTGCCTGCGCTTTAAAAGGAATTGTGAAAAGGATCCTAGGACAAGATCGAAAGGGCTGCTAACTATACAGGAACTCGAAGAAGCACAGTGGTGCCTTATACGAATGGCACAGAATAAGTTTGCTGCAGAAACACAACTACTGTTAAACAATAAACCGTTACCTGCTTCAAGCTCGCTCATAACGCTTCAACCATTTCTAGATGATCGACAGATTCTTCGCGTTGGAGGCAGAATACAGTCGGCAGGAGTGAGCTTCGATCAACAGCACCCGATCATTTTGTCATCCAAATGCAATCTAGCGCGGCTACTTGCGGCTCATCTTCATGTGGAAAATCTGCACGTAGGTAGCCAAGGTCTTCTTTATGCGATGAGAACGAAATATTGGCCTATACATGGACGCAGCCTTACACGACGCGTAGTTCATCAGTGTATGAAATGTTACCGGAACAACCCCAAAACTTTAGAGCAAATAATGGGACAGCTTCCAACTGAACGAGTAAACCCAGGTAGGCCATTCGAAACATGCGGAGTAGATTTTGGAGGGCCTTTCATAGCCAAAGAAGTATTTGTCAGGACTCAAAAGACACACAAGGTATACTTTGCACTTTTTGTGTGTCTGAAAACTCGAGCGGTTCATTTAGAATTAGTAAGTGGGCTATCAACGGCAGATTTCATTGCTGCTCTGAGACGATTCGCTGGCCAACGAGGATGGAGCAAAACCATTTTCTGTGACAACGCAACTAATTTTGTGGGATCAAAAAATGAAATCAAATCTCTGGTCGAAACATTTAACTACCAAGTTGCACCGGACATTCGAGAGTTTTGTAAAGCAAAAGGAACTGAATGGAAATTCATACCCCCACGGTCACCAGCATTTGGAGGAATATGGGAAGCAGGAATAAAAAGTGTCAAGCAACACATACGTCGAGTGTTAGGACCCACCATCCCGACTTATGAGGAGATGTTAACCCTCCTTAAACAAATCGAAGGCTGCTTGAACTCACGACCAATTTCACCAATGTCATCCGACCCTCGTGACCCAAACCCATTGACGCCCGGACATTTTGTAGCTGGCGGTCCGATAACCGCACCACCGGATCACAATCATGACCAAACCAACTATAATCGGTTAACGAGGTACGAACAAATCCAAAAATGTCTGCAACATTTTTGGGAACGGTGGAGACTTGAATACTTGAACAACATGCAACAACGGACGAAAAAGATGTGCAGTAAAGAACCAAATTTGTTAGTTGGTCAgttcccgaataaaacggtatga
- the LOC115262179 gene encoding adapter molecule Crk, whose translation MSSFDVHDRTAWYFGPMSRQDATDLLMNERESGVFLVRDSTTIVGDFVLCVREDSKVSHYIINKIHTGDDCSMFRIGDQTFSDFPDLLTFYKLHYLDTTPLRRPAIRRYEKVIGKFDFDGSDPDDLPFRKGEILEIINKDEEQWWTAKNAKGQTGQIPVPYVTRYEENIIERPPNSTGSGNHHPHPPPPPPVGLHHSSDNSNVFKSNLNRQLPALARVKQERVPNAYDETALKLNVGDVIKVIKTNINGQWEGELRGKVGHFPFTHVEFIDDDVQHWGGH comes from the coding sequence ATGTCCTCGTTCGATGTTCACGATCGTACCGCGTGGTACTTCGGTCCCATGTCCCGCCAGGACGCAACCGACCTGCTGATGAACGAACGCGAAAGTGGAGTATTTCTGGTCCGAGATAGCACAACCATTGTGGGAGATTTCGTTCTGTGCGTCCGCGAGGACTCCAAAGTCAGTCATTACATTATTAACAAAATTCACACCGGAGACGATTGCTCCATGTTCCGGATCGGGGATCAGACTTTCAGCGATTTCCCGGATTTGCTGACATTCTATAAGCTGCACTATCTGGACACGACGCCTCTGCGGAGGCCAGCCATCCGGCGGTACGAGAAGGTGATAGGGAAATTCGATTTTGACGGAAGCGATCCGGACGATTTGCCATTCCGGaagggagaaatcctggaaatcaTCAACAAAGACGAGGAACAGTGGTGGACTGCGAAGAATGCCAAGGGCCAAACCGGTCAAATCCCGGTTCCGTACGTGACGCGGTACGAGGAGAACATCATCGAGAGGCCACCAAATTCGACCGGATCCGGAAATCACCATCCGCACCCTCCGCCGCCGCCACCGGTCGGATTGCACCATTCTTCGGATAATTCCAACGTCTTCAAATCGAACCTCAACCGACAGCTGCCGGCGTTGGCCCGGGTGAAACAGGAACGCGTTCCGAACGCGTACGACGAGACGGCCCTCAAGCTGAACGTCGGCGACGTGATCAAGGTCATCAAAACCAACATCAACGGGCAGTGGGAGGGCGAGCTGCGCGGCAAGGTAGGTCACTTTCCCTTTACCCACGTGGAGTTTATCGATGACGACGTTCAGCACTGGGGCGGACATTAG